In the Pseudodesulfovibrio alkaliphilus genome, one interval contains:
- the pyrE gene encoding orotate phosphoribosyltransferase, with translation MNELKTRLARLLLDLSYKEGDFTLTSGKKSDYYFDCKQTALHPEGSYLIGRLFVDMLKNYEVKGVGGMTLGADPLVSSVTVVSHMEGRPMPGFIIRKQAKGHGTGQYLEGLANFAQGDRVVLLEDVCTTGGTLLTAAERVREAGLEIAGVLAVLDREEGGRQRLDEAGLRLEAIFTRKALLAAGGR, from the coding sequence ATGAACGAATTGAAGACACGGTTGGCCCGCCTGCTGTTGGACCTTTCCTACAAGGAGGGGGACTTCACATTGACCTCGGGCAAAAAAAGCGACTATTATTTCGATTGCAAACAGACCGCCCTGCACCCGGAAGGGAGCTATCTCATCGGGCGGCTGTTCGTGGACATGCTTAAGAACTATGAGGTGAAGGGCGTTGGCGGAATGACCCTCGGGGCCGATCCGCTGGTGTCGAGCGTGACCGTTGTGTCCCATATGGAGGGGCGCCCCATGCCCGGTTTTATCATCCGCAAGCAGGCCAAGGGGCATGGCACCGGCCAGTACCTGGAGGGGCTGGCCAACTTTGCGCAGGGCGACAGGGTCGTGTTGCTGGAGGACGTGTGCACCACCGGAGGCACGCTGCTCACTGCGGCCGAGCGTGTGCGTGAGGCCGGGCTTGAGATTGCGGGGGTTCTTGCCGTTCTCGACCGCGAGGAGGGCGGACGCCAGCGGCTTGACGAGGCGGGGCTCCGGCTCGAGGCCATATTCACCCGCAAGGCGTTGTTGGCGGCCGGGGGGCGATGA
- a CDS encoding chemotaxis protein — MPQTKILLESGTNEVEIVEFHLDEARPTGRYRGYYGINVAKVLEILQLPKLSDMPEVSHPAVLGAFNLRREIIPLVDLAAWLGKKRDESGPPKVIVTEFNRTKSAFLVSGVTRIHRINWGQVEAPTGYVSSLSVNSITGVVKLAGRIVFILDMEKICSELDPDAKPVPEPDEDIRRELNSRKVKALVADDSAMARRMIAGILEKAGFTVHQAENGDQAWRYLLNARSKAAQPGRTLSDLVDIVVSDIEMPVMDGHSLTRLIKEDPLLKDLPVVLCSSIITETLHHKGVAVGADDQISKAELGELVARTHRLLVRSDRNRPPQARPTS, encoded by the coding sequence ATGCCCCAAACCAAGATCCTGCTCGAATCCGGCACCAACGAGGTCGAGATCGTCGAATTCCACCTCGACGAGGCTCGGCCGACGGGCCGGTACAGGGGCTACTACGGCATCAATGTGGCCAAGGTGCTGGAAATCCTCCAACTGCCGAAACTCTCCGACATGCCCGAGGTCTCGCATCCGGCCGTGCTCGGCGCCTTCAACCTGCGCCGGGAGATCATTCCGCTGGTGGACCTGGCCGCGTGGCTGGGCAAGAAACGCGACGAGAGCGGACCGCCCAAGGTCATCGTGACCGAATTCAACCGCACCAAAAGCGCTTTCCTCGTCTCGGGCGTTACGCGCATCCACCGCATCAACTGGGGCCAGGTCGAAGCGCCCACCGGCTATGTCTCATCCCTGTCGGTCAACTCCATCACAGGCGTGGTCAAGCTCGCAGGCCGCATCGTCTTCATTCTGGATATGGAGAAAATCTGCTCGGAACTCGATCCCGACGCCAAACCCGTTCCCGAACCGGACGAGGACATTCGCCGTGAGTTGAACAGCCGCAAGGTCAAGGCGCTGGTGGCAGACGACTCGGCCATGGCCCGCCGGATGATCGCGGGCATCCTGGAGAAGGCCGGATTTACCGTCCATCAGGCCGAAAACGGCGACCAGGCCTGGCGCTACCTGCTCAACGCCCGCAGCAAGGCGGCCCAACCCGGCCGTACCCTCTCGGACCTTGTCGACATCGTGGTTTCGGACATAGAGATGCCGGTCATGGACGGCCACAGCCTGACCAGACTGATCAAGGAAGACCCCCTGCTCAAAGACCTGCCAGTGGTCCTGTGTTCGTCCATCATCACCGAAACCCTCCACCACAAGGGAGTAGCCGTGGGGGCAGACGACCAGATATCCAAGGCCGAACTCGGCGAGCTGGTCGCAAGGACCCACCGTCTGCTTGTCCGGTCCGACCGGAACCGTCCGCCCCAAGCCCGGCCCACGTCATGA
- a CDS encoding HD domain-containing phosphohydrolase, whose translation MSSFKRFIRPGTLRTLLRKAFELTGERCPLAIVLGGEVVLAEGASGLSEFDPSDPGVVRAPLRLDGEGEAELRLRLHAETAGRDEARRLLDFAAFTIQEFIDMGQARRSIADEALAKYRELALLHRLVPVINSSLRLRDVVGALMDECRRENYPGEMGMVFLCEPGSGRLRPAAQFGFSSAADLDGLAGCDLFSEVIRAGRGEIVNDLVGDCRWHGEMAGVESMLLIPLMSPNRCEGLLVLASAAPGAFEAAHGKSLSTLASVTGISVSNAFNFEGVQTLMNAILKALAEAIDSRDPFTAGHSERVAHLAVAFAFLLGEGGACGVRFNDQELREIYYAGILHDVGKIGIREDVLTKDSRLPKRRMQVIRARFRQHGLTSDFDWADAYERVRALNTAMTPAPEELDHIRRLGAMRWGAGGEQFPLLYDDELDALLLEYGNLTHDERLEIQRHPAESERILQHIPLHEGYANMLAIIRQHHERMDGSGYPDGLRGDEILVQSRIMAIVDIYDAVTQERHYKPASTRSEAIRVLAGEAEQGKLDRDLVTFFRAQVTRIEALSVRVRFARVTHLSEIGRFATL comes from the coding sequence ATGAGTTCGTTCAAGAGATTCATCCGTCCCGGCACGTTGCGGACACTGTTGCGCAAGGCTTTTGAGTTGACCGGGGAGCGCTGTCCCCTGGCCATAGTTCTCGGAGGCGAGGTGGTGCTGGCCGAGGGCGCCTCGGGGCTGTCGGAGTTCGACCCGTCCGATCCGGGGGTGGTCCGCGCACCCTTGCGGCTTGATGGCGAGGGCGAAGCGGAACTCAGGCTGCGTCTGCATGCCGAAACGGCTGGTCGCGACGAGGCCCGGCGGCTTCTCGACTTTGCGGCGTTCACCATCCAGGAATTCATCGACATGGGGCAGGCCCGGCGTTCCATCGCAGACGAGGCGCTGGCCAAATACCGCGAGCTGGCCCTGCTGCATCGGCTGGTTCCGGTCATCAACAGTTCCCTGCGTCTGCGCGACGTGGTGGGCGCACTCATGGACGAGTGCCGCCGCGAGAACTATCCAGGCGAAATGGGCATGGTTTTTTTGTGCGAGCCGGGTAGCGGCAGGTTACGGCCGGCTGCCCAGTTCGGTTTTTCCTCGGCAGCCGATCTCGATGGACTTGCCGGTTGCGATCTCTTCTCCGAGGTGATCCGGGCGGGGCGCGGCGAGATTGTCAATGATCTGGTCGGCGACTGTCGCTGGCATGGAGAAATGGCGGGTGTCGAGTCCATGCTCCTGATACCGCTCATGTCGCCCAATCGGTGCGAGGGGTTGCTGGTGCTGGCTTCGGCCGCGCCGGGCGCGTTCGAGGCCGCCCATGGCAAGAGCCTGTCCACCCTGGCCTCGGTCACGGGCATCTCGGTGAGCAACGCCTTCAACTTCGAGGGCGTGCAGACCCTCATGAACGCCATCCTCAAGGCCCTCGCGGAGGCCATCGACTCCCGCGATCCATTCACCGCCGGGCATTCCGAGCGTGTGGCCCATCTTGCTGTGGCCTTTGCCTTCCTGCTGGGCGAGGGCGGCGCCTGCGGGGTTCGATTCAATGACCAGGAGCTGCGCGAGATCTATTACGCCGGCATCCTGCACGACGTGGGCAAGATAGGCATCAGGGAGGACGTGCTGACCAAGGATTCGCGGCTGCCCAAACGGCGGATGCAGGTGATTCGCGCCCGTTTTCGACAGCACGGCCTGACATCGGACTTCGACTGGGCCGATGCCTATGAGCGGGTGCGGGCCCTCAACACGGCCATGACCCCGGCTCCTGAGGAGCTGGACCATATCCGGCGGTTGGGCGCCATGCGCTGGGGAGCGGGGGGCGAGCAATTTCCCTTGCTTTATGACGACGAGCTGGACGCCCTGCTGCTCGAATACGGCAACCTGACGCACGACGAACGCCTGGAGATTCAGCGTCATCCGGCCGAGAGCGAACGCATCTTGCAGCACATCCCCCTGCACGAGGGCTACGCCAACATGCTGGCCATCATTCGCCAGCACCACGAGCGCATGGACGGCAGCGGCTACCCGGATGGGCTCAGGGGCGACGAAATTCTCGTCCAGAGTCGGATCATGGCCATTGTGGATATTTACGACGCCGTGACCCAGGAACGGCACTACAAGCCCGCCTCAACCCGTAGCGAGGCCATCAGGGTTCTTGCCGGCGAGGCGGAGCAGGGCAAGCTCGACCGTGACCTTGTGACCTTCTTTCGCGCCCAGGTGACACGCATCGAGGCCCTCTCTGTCCGGGTCAGGTTCGCCCGCGTCACCCACCTCTCGGAAATCGGCAGATTCGCCACCCTTTGA
- a CDS encoding YgaP family membrane protein, translated as MTVERILRSLAGFLVLLSLALAFGYSRLWLLMTAVVGVNLFQSGFTDWCPAMTLLRKLGFRDCRQ; from the coding sequence ATGACCGTGGAAAGAATCCTTCGATCCCTGGCAGGGTTTCTTGTGCTTTTGAGTCTTGCCCTGGCCTTTGGCTATTCGCGCTTGTGGCTGCTGATGACGGCGGTGGTGGGCGTCAATCTGTTCCAGTCCGGGTTTACCGATTGGTGCCCGGCCATGACATTGCTGCGCAAGCTGGGTTTTCGCGATTGCCGTCAGTAG
- a CDS encoding FmdB family zinc ribbon protein, giving the protein MPIYEYQCTGCDAVFEEWQSGFEERQMVCPECGRPASRLISHTSFHLKGSGWYVTDYAAKKSEGATSCTESGCKAGTDKPDCAASGCDAGCSDAVPAGKKAAADTPSAGSAS; this is encoded by the coding sequence ATGCCCATCTACGAATATCAATGCACCGGCTGCGACGCCGTGTTCGAGGAATGGCAGTCCGGTTTTGAGGAGCGCCAGATGGTGTGCCCCGAGTGCGGCCGCCCCGCCAGTCGGCTCATCTCGCACACGTCCTTCCACCTGAAGGGATCTGGCTGGTATGTAACCGATTATGCGGCCAAAAAGTCCGAGGGGGCCACCTCCTGCACCGAGTCCGGCTGCAAGGCCGGGACGGACAAGCCCGACTGCGCGGCATCAGGCTGCGATGCCGGATGCAGCGACGCGGTACCGGCCGGCAAGAAGGCGGCCGCGGACACGCCGTCCGCAGGGTCCGCCTCCTGA
- a CDS encoding DUF885 family protein: MKIKSADAFFSYLGKHFPVMCASGAFPLMPPVAAAADWLDRLDDLSRRGIAKHVLKLKEFRRDFETGAAKAGTAERGVLLALARSAACAVTELDRVRSWAKTPEIFLQVAFTGLEQAVDLPSKSPAVRQKRFLKRLKAIPGLLALAPDAIETVAHADRARSQTMIRDCARYVTGLNENDLGRVGKAARLLEDCLHALRDFDRFVASRPEPIDADGPSFALMAEGLLDTDLPPEALYTLAEAEFSRRMEALCTLAAGLGTDWRKALADHNGPVDAAQEPMDTVIREIHRLRTFFLDTALPGVFRDSGLRVDPQPTHLASTLGPIHYDPALGAWPDEPSRCYVSPAMFAGRGFRDNPAKLARMRREFMFMAARQTYPGRHLLNSGRRTLNGSPLSQITNPLFMAGWFAFAEDMLEELGYISSPLDRLVLHHRGLRRAGLAMIDAGLATGSLDQDRCMTILADSGLSREEALEHVLAIRMAPTSRIMPVLGLHELTALRKRCGLDLGAFCKAIFAQGQLPFPALAERLKP, from the coding sequence ATGAAGATCAAATCCGCCGACGCATTTTTCTCCTATCTTGGCAAGCACTTTCCGGTCATGTGTGCATCCGGGGCGTTTCCCCTCATGCCGCCCGTTGCCGCCGCGGCCGACTGGCTGGACCGGCTCGACGATCTCTCCCGCAGGGGCATTGCCAAACATGTGCTCAAACTTAAGGAATTCCGCAGGGACTTCGAGACCGGCGCAGCCAAGGCCGGGACAGCCGAGCGGGGAGTGCTGCTCGCCCTGGCCCGCTCCGCGGCCTGTGCCGTGACCGAGCTGGACCGCGTGCGCAGCTGGGCAAAAACGCCGGAAATTTTTCTCCAGGTGGCCTTCACCGGCCTGGAACAGGCGGTGGACCTGCCAAGCAAATCCCCGGCCGTGCGCCAAAAACGGTTTCTCAAGCGGCTCAAGGCGATCCCCGGCCTGCTCGCCCTGGCCCCGGACGCCATAGAGACCGTGGCCCATGCCGACCGCGCCCGCAGCCAGACCATGATCCGCGACTGTGCCAGGTATGTGACCGGACTGAACGAAAACGACCTGGGTCGGGTCGGCAAGGCCGCACGTCTGCTTGAGGACTGCCTCCACGCCCTCAGAGACTTTGACCGCTTCGTGGCCTCCAGGCCCGAACCGATCGATGCCGACGGCCCGTCCTTCGCCCTCATGGCCGAGGGACTTCTCGATACCGACCTGCCTCCAGAGGCGCTCTACACCCTTGCAGAAGCGGAATTCTCCCGGCGCATGGAAGCGCTTTGCACACTGGCTGCGGGGCTCGGCACGGACTGGCGCAAGGCCCTGGCCGACCACAACGGCCCGGTCGACGCGGCCCAGGAGCCCATGGATACCGTGATTCGCGAGATTCACCGCCTGCGCACCTTCTTTCTCGACACGGCCCTGCCCGGCGTGTTTCGCGACAGCGGACTTCGCGTCGATCCCCAGCCCACGCACCTGGCCTCCACCCTGGGCCCCATCCACTACGATCCGGCCCTGGGCGCATGGCCCGACGAGCCGTCGCGCTGCTATGTGAGCCCCGCGATGTTCGCAGGCAGAGGCTTTCGCGACAATCCGGCCAAACTGGCCCGGATGCGACGCGAGTTCATGTTCATGGCCGCCCGCCAGACCTACCCCGGCCGCCATCTGCTCAACTCCGGGCGGCGCACCCTGAACGGCTCGCCCTTGTCCCAGATCACCAACCCGCTGTTCATGGCCGGCTGGTTCGCCTTTGCCGAAGATATGCTGGAAGAACTCGGCTACATTTCGTCCCCGCTGGACAGGCTGGTCCTCCACCACCGGGGACTGCGCCGGGCCGGACTGGCCATGATCGACGCCGGGTTGGCCACGGGCTCACTGGACCAGGACCGCTGCATGACCATCCTGGCCGACTCGGGCCTCTCGCGCGAGGAGGCCCTGGAGCATGTGCTGGCCATCCGCATGGCCCCCACCAGCCGGATCATGCCCGTGCTCGGCCTGCACGAGCTGACGGCCCTGCGCAAGCGGTGCGGCCTGGATCTGGGTGCGTTTTGCAAGGCGATCTTCGCCCAGGGCCAACTGCCCTTTCCCGCCCTGGCCGAACGCCTGAAACCCTGA
- a CDS encoding L,D-transpeptidase family protein translates to MRLLVIFTYLLCATSALAQGWVSTLTSHSYGPPRLLAVDKSSQTLVMLERFSPLRELLRFPCTTGQADGDKLVEGDLRTPEGVYFIGQRINWKLDWDLYGDLAYALNYPNPVDRIKGKTGSGIWIHGRGKEFLPRDTQGCVALKVPDMHDVAREFALGTPVVIAHDLSWTREPGGEDAVAEALAAQLRQWARDWENMSDAFFEHYDPVGMSLSERNGFNAFKAHKKSVFASKPWIEVMVDNIQAVSGPDYWVTWFDQYYRTAGLATNTGKRFYWQRDGEGRWRIVGREYTRPGEDLTPKYMAAKTEQSRELVQAWRTAWLTMDAENYRDFYTSGAVQGKRRGAAAITEYKKTLWERTAPVKLEIGELTVSQHPRGIQVAFLQTFQDASGYSDVGRKTLVLVPDGGALKIESEEWRQGR, encoded by the coding sequence ATGCGTTTACTTGTCATTTTCACATACCTTTTGTGTGCAACGTCGGCCCTGGCCCAGGGGTGGGTCTCCACGCTGACATCCCACTCCTACGGTCCGCCGCGCCTCCTGGCCGTGGACAAGTCCTCCCAGACCCTGGTCATGCTGGAGCGCTTCAGCCCCCTTCGCGAGCTGCTCCGGTTCCCCTGCACCACAGGGCAGGCCGACGGTGACAAGCTGGTGGAGGGCGATCTGCGCACCCCGGAGGGTGTGTACTTCATCGGCCAGCGCATCAACTGGAAACTCGACTGGGATTTGTACGGCGACCTCGCCTACGCACTCAACTATCCAAACCCCGTGGACCGCATCAAGGGCAAGACGGGCAGCGGCATCTGGATTCATGGAAGGGGTAAGGAATTTCTTCCCCGCGACACTCAGGGGTGCGTGGCTCTCAAGGTGCCCGATATGCACGACGTGGCCCGCGAGTTCGCCCTGGGCACCCCGGTGGTCATCGCCCACGATCTTTCCTGGACCCGGGAGCCCGGCGGAGAAGACGCGGTGGCAGAGGCCCTGGCCGCGCAGCTCAGGCAATGGGCCAGGGATTGGGAAAACATGAGTGACGCCTTTTTCGAGCACTATGATCCGGTGGGAATGTCCCTTTCCGAGCGCAACGGTTTCAATGCCTTCAAGGCGCACAAGAAGTCGGTTTTCGCTTCCAAGCCGTGGATTGAGGTCATGGTGGACAACATCCAGGCCGTATCCGGCCCTGATTATTGGGTAACATGGTTTGACCAGTATTACCGCACCGCAGGACTTGCCACCAACACAGGCAAGCGCTTTTACTGGCAGCGCGACGGCGAGGGCCGTTGGCGTATCGTCGGCCGCGAGTACACCCGTCCCGGCGAGGATTTGACGCCCAAGTACATGGCCGCAAAGACAGAGCAGTCGCGAGAGCTGGTCCAAGCGTGGCGCACCGCTTGGCTGACCATGGATGCAGAAAACTACCGCGATTTCTATACCTCGGGCGCGGTTCAGGGCAAACGCAGAGGCGCGGCCGCCATTACGGAATACAAAAAGACGTTGTGGGAGAGAACTGCGCCTGTTAAGCTTGAAATTGGAGAACTGACCGTGAGCCAGCATCCCCGTGGGATTCAGGTCGCCTTCTTGCAGACGTTTCAGGATGCCTCTGGCTATTCCGATGTTGGTCGCAAGACCCTTGTCCTCGTCCCGGACGGCGGCGCATTGAAGATCGAAAGCGAGGAGTGGAGACAGGGACGATGA
- a CDS encoding ribonucleoside triphosphate reductase yields the protein MPSQIMKRDGRLETWSTDRIAQAIFKALAASGIKDPLLAKRLARKVETKLDGMEIPEQEHVQNTVEQVLMESRQYEIAKKYILYREKRRQLRSQKEAYLDIKDVIDTYLDQADWRVNENANMTHSFQGLMLHLSGTVQARYALEKYPEEIRQAHEHGYFHIHDLSFGLAGYCAGWSLRDLLLEGFNLEGRASAGPAKHFDTALGQMNNFLGTLQNEWAGAQAFNNVDTYLAPFVRHDGLAYEQVRQCMQKFVFNLNTTSRWGGQSPFTNLSFDLVAPKHIASEPVIIGGKLHDTLTYGDFEEEMAMINKAYIEVMLEGDHHARIFSFPIPTYNVTEDFPWDSEIGELLMQLTSKYGVPYFQNFISSDLKPEDVRSMCCRLQMDLRELRNKTGGLFGAGDLTGSIGVVTLNLPKLAYLSQSEDDFLELISEYAELAKESLEYKRKVINNNLDAGMFPWSRRYLKNGYKGHFSTIGLLGGHEACLNLIGKGIETEGGVRLMRRVLNHLRRLTANFQEETGNLYNLEATPAEGTSYRLAKIDKALYADIRTQGNGTPYYTNSTALPVGISNDVLYALEHQNQLQPLYTGGTVFHTFLGEAVPDPKSLKNFILKAFTKTKIPYVSITPTFSICKEHGYILGEHFDCPTCGQEAEVYTRIVGYYRPVSRWNKGKQAEYTDRVVFSDCLCN from the coding sequence ATGCCCAGCCAGATCATGAAGAGAGACGGCCGGTTGGAAACGTGGTCAACTGACCGCATCGCCCAGGCCATTTTCAAGGCGCTCGCCGCCAGCGGGATCAAGGACCCCCTCCTCGCCAAAAGACTCGCCAGAAAAGTCGAGACCAAGCTCGACGGCATGGAGATTCCCGAGCAAGAGCACGTTCAGAACACCGTCGAACAGGTGCTCATGGAGTCCCGCCAGTACGAGATTGCCAAGAAGTACATTCTCTATCGCGAGAAACGCCGCCAGCTGCGCTCCCAGAAGGAAGCGTATCTCGACATCAAGGATGTCATCGACACCTACCTTGACCAGGCCGACTGGCGCGTCAACGAAAACGCCAACATGACCCATTCCTTTCAGGGCCTCATGCTCCACCTGTCCGGAACGGTCCAGGCGCGTTACGCTCTTGAGAAGTACCCCGAGGAGATCCGCCAGGCTCACGAGCACGGCTATTTTCACATTCACGACCTCTCCTTCGGCCTTGCCGGCTACTGCGCGGGCTGGTCGCTGCGCGATTTGTTGCTTGAGGGCTTCAACCTTGAGGGCCGCGCCTCGGCCGGTCCGGCCAAGCACTTCGACACCGCCCTTGGGCAGATGAACAATTTTCTCGGCACCCTGCAAAACGAATGGGCCGGAGCACAGGCGTTCAACAACGTGGACACCTACCTGGCGCCGTTCGTGCGCCACGACGGGCTCGCCTACGAGCAGGTGCGCCAGTGCATGCAGAAGTTCGTGTTCAACCTGAACACCACCTCGCGCTGGGGCGGTCAATCGCCGTTCACCAACCTCTCCTTCGACCTTGTGGCCCCCAAGCACATCGCCAGCGAGCCCGTGATCATCGGCGGCAAGCTCCATGACACGCTGACCTACGGCGACTTCGAAGAAGAGATGGCAATGATCAACAAGGCCTATATCGAGGTCATGCTCGAAGGCGACCATCACGCCCGCATTTTCTCCTTCCCCATCCCCACATACAACGTGACCGAGGATTTCCCCTGGGATTCGGAGATCGGCGAACTGCTCATGCAGCTGACCTCCAAGTACGGTGTTCCCTACTTCCAGAACTTCATCAGCTCGGACCTGAAGCCCGAGGATGTGCGCTCCATGTGCTGCCGCCTGCAGATGGACCTGCGCGAGCTGCGCAACAAGACCGGCGGGCTTTTCGGCGCGGGCGACCTGACCGGCTCCATCGGCGTGGTCACGCTGAACCTGCCCAAACTGGCCTATCTCTCCCAGAGCGAGGACGACTTCCTCGAACTGATCAGCGAATACGCCGAACTGGCCAAGGAGTCGCTGGAATACAAGCGCAAGGTCATCAACAACAACCTCGACGCCGGTATGTTCCCCTGGTCGCGCCGTTACCTGAAAAACGGCTACAAGGGCCACTTTTCCACCATCGGTCTGCTGGGCGGACACGAAGCCTGCCTCAACCTCATCGGCAAGGGCATCGAGACCGAGGGCGGAGTGCGCCTCATGCGCCGGGTGCTCAACCACCTGCGCCGCCTGACCGCCAACTTCCAGGAGGAAACCGGCAACCTCTACAACCTTGAAGCCACGCCCGCCGAAGGCACCAGCTACCGGCTGGCCAAGATCGACAAGGCGCTTTATGCCGACATCCGCACCCAGGGCAACGGCACTCCCTACTACACCAATTCCACGGCTCTGCCTGTGGGCATCTCCAACGATGTCCTCTACGCCCTGGAGCACCAGAACCAGCTCCAGCCTCTCTATACCGGCGGCACGGTCTTCCACACCTTCCTGGGCGAGGCTGTCCCTGACCCCAAGTCCCTCAAGAACTTCATCCTCAAGGCGTTCACAAAGACCAAGATCCCCTATGTCTCCATCACGCCGACCTTCTCCATATGCAAGGAGCACGGCTACATCCTGGGCGAGCACTTCGACTGCCCCACCTGCGGCCAGGAGGCCGAGGTCTACACCCGCATCGTGGGCTATTACCGCCCGGTGAGCCGCTGGAACAAGGGCAAGCAGGCCGAGTATACCGACCGCGTGGTCTTCAGCGACTGCCTGTGCAATTGA
- a CDS encoding acylphosphatase, producing the protein MKSYTCIVEGKVTGGKFQSWVIDAALRLGLKGWVRNIDDRKAEILVQGEPEAYEALKQGLESEAPVPDLKKVTCTTIEYDKVHDRFEARG; encoded by the coding sequence ATGAAGAGCTACACCTGCATCGTTGAAGGAAAAGTCACGGGCGGAAAATTCCAATCCTGGGTTATTGACGCGGCCTTGCGCCTCGGCCTGAAGGGATGGGTCCGCAACATTGACGACCGCAAGGCGGAAATCCTGGTCCAAGGCGAACCCGAGGCATACGAGGCTCTCAAACAGGGCTTGGAGAGCGAGGCCCCGGTTCCGGACCTCAAGAAAGTCACCTGTACCACCATAGAGTACGACAAAGTCCACGATCGGTTCGAGGCGCGAGGCTGA
- the purB gene encoding adenylosuccinate lyase — MLERYSRPAMRELWTLENKFRVWLEVELAVTRAWAEMGKVPMDACDEIHAKADFNLDRILEIEETTKHDVIAFLTAVEEKVGPNSRYIHLGCTSSDIVDTANGVLLTRAGAIIAEGIDAILDVLKDMAHRHKGLLCMGRTHGIHAEPTTYGLKFAGFYAEFARHRERFQAAREAVRVGKLSGAVGTFAHLSPELEERTCALLGLKADPHSTQIVQRDRYAQFFTALAMLAGGIERLGLELRHLQRTEVLEVEEGFSAGQKGSSAMPHKKNPISAENLCGLARLIRSNSLAAMENQALWHERDISHSSVERVIMPDTTALIDYMLHRMCGVLGRLVVKEDNIRRNLEGSFGLFYSQRVLNALIVFFFKRQEAYEMVQKVAMRCWAERIQFEEDIRRDAAVTSRLAANVLDEAFDPSYYKRYENDIFARVFKG; from the coding sequence ATGCTCGAAAGATATTCCCGCCCGGCTATGAGAGAATTGTGGACCCTGGAGAACAAGTTCAGGGTGTGGCTTGAGGTGGAGCTGGCCGTGACCCGCGCCTGGGCCGAGATGGGCAAGGTGCCCATGGACGCCTGCGATGAGATTCACGCCAAGGCCGACTTCAATCTGGATCGCATCCTTGAGATCGAGGAAACCACCAAGCACGATGTCATCGCCTTTCTGACCGCGGTGGAGGAAAAGGTCGGCCCCAATTCCCGCTATATTCACCTGGGCTGCACCTCGTCGGACATCGTTGACACGGCCAACGGCGTACTGTTGACCCGGGCCGGAGCCATCATCGCCGAAGGCATTGACGCCATTCTTGACGTACTCAAGGATATGGCCCACAGGCACAAGGGGCTGTTGTGCATGGGCCGCACCCATGGCATCCACGCAGAACCCACCACCTACGGACTCAAGTTCGCGGGGTTTTACGCCGAGTTTGCCCGCCACAGGGAAAGGTTTCAGGCGGCTCGCGAGGCGGTGCGCGTGGGCAAGCTTTCGGGTGCTGTGGGCACCTTCGCCCACCTGAGCCCCGAATTGGAGGAGCGCACCTGCGCCCTGCTCGGCCTCAAGGCGGACCCGCACTCCACCCAGATCGTCCAGCGCGACCGTTATGCCCAGTTCTTCACCGCCCTGGCCATGCTGGCGGGCGGCATCGAACGGCTGGGGCTTGAGCTGCGCCACCTGCAACGCACCGAGGTGCTGGAGGTGGAGGAGGGATTCAGCGCCGGGCAGAAGGGCTCCTCGGCCATGCCCCACAAGAAGAATCCCATCTCGGCCGAAAACCTCTGCGGGCTGGCCCGGCTCATCCGCTCCAACTCCCTGGCGGCCATGGAGAACCAGGCCCTGTGGCATGAACGCGACATCAGCCATTCCTCGGTGGAGCGCGTGATCATGCCCGACACCACGGCCCTCATTGATTACATGCTGCATCGCATGTGCGGTGTGCTCGGGCGGCTGGTGGTCAAGGAGGACAACATCCGGCGCAACCTGGAAGGGTCCTTCGGGCTTTTCTATTCGCAGCGGGTGCTCAACGCCCTCATCGTTTTTTTTTTCAAGCGCCAGGAGGCCTACGAGATGGTCCAGAAGGTGGCCATGCGCTGTTGGGCCGAGCGCATCCAGTTTGAGGAGGATATCCGCAGGGACGCGGCCGTGACTTCCCGTCTGGCGGCAAACGTCCTTGACGAAGCCTTTGACCCCTCGTATTACAAGCGTTACGAGAACGACATTTTTGCCAGGGTGTTCAAGGGATAG